In the genome of bacterium, one region contains:
- a CDS encoding tail fiber domain-containing protein produces MAEFEKLLKTVFYYPDANSIAMATKGKERLRIDGDGHFGFGTRQNNQETVRIQGETSDASKLALLINNAAQNSLLAVRNDGNVGIGTSTPTYRLEVNGSFHASGEITANTIRTAGGSLGLHGELTTNGNITVNGNIAANGNISAGGNIAANGSLNYGQLAKLEVADNFTATIRAADLLLGHSSRRGSLGFSPGRALVDLRRELHLNYAADWPDGIRYYGALLSACTRELKENIEEFSNEEAAAILANLNPVKFNLKADDRKAPHLGFVAEDSPDLVTSADKKAVNHDHIIAVLTKMVKEQGKAIASLTESVTLLQTAFRKFVEDAAQQPPSRPRQVTSSRKASEQVTPGKTVLAKPKRSAAGPKGLPTRRRKP; encoded by the coding sequence ATGGCTGAATTTGAAAAGCTTCTGAAAACTGTTTTTTACTATCCTGATGCCAATAGCATCGCCATGGCAACAAAAGGAAAAGAGCGATTGCGTATCGATGGCGATGGGCATTTTGGCTTTGGGACCCGCCAAAATAATCAAGAAACCGTGAGAATCCAGGGAGAGACGAGTGATGCGTCCAAGCTGGCGCTGCTTATCAACAACGCGGCGCAAAATAGTCTTTTGGCGGTGCGCAATGACGGTAATGTCGGCATCGGCACCAGTACTCCGACGTACCGCCTCGAGGTCAATGGCAGCTTCCATGCCAGCGGCGAAATCACTGCCAATACCATTCGTACTGCAGGTGGCAGCCTTGGCCTTCATGGTGAACTCACGACTAACGGCAACATCACTGTCAACGGTAATATTGCAGCTAATGGCAATATCTCCGCAGGCGGAAATATTGCTGCCAACGGCAGCCTTAATTACGGCCAGCTTGCAAAGCTGGAAGTGGCAGACAACTTCACTGCCACCATTCGTGCCGCTGATTTACTGTTGGGCCATTCCTCCCGCCGCGGTAGTCTTGGGTTCTCACCTGGCCGTGCGCTGGTGGATTTGAGGCGCGAACTGCACCTCAACTATGCCGCCGACTGGCCAGACGGCATCAGGTATTACGGCGCCCTGCTTTCAGCCTGCACGCGGGAATTGAAGGAAAACATCGAAGAATTCTCTAACGAGGAAGCAGCCGCCATTTTGGCGAATTTGAATCCGGTCAAATTTAACCTCAAGGCAGATGACAGAAAGGCGCCGCATCTCGGCTTTGTCGCCGAAGACTCTCCCGATCTTGTGACCAGCGCGGACAAGAAAGCGGTCAATCATGATCACATCATCGCAGTTTTGACCAAGATGGTGAAAGAGCAGGGCAAGGCGATTGCATCCTTGACCGAGAGTGTGACGCTGCTGCAAACCGCATTCAGAAAGTTCGTCGAGGATGCCGCTCAGCAGCCACCTTCAAGGCCGCGGCAGGTCACTTCTTCTCGAAAGGCCAGCGAGCAAGTCACACCTGGCAAGACGGTGCTCGCCAAGCCCAAGCGCAGCGCCGCCGGTCCCAAAGGCCTTCCGACGCGACGGCGCAAGCCCTGA